In one window of Canis lupus baileyi chromosome 12, mCanLup2.hap1, whole genome shotgun sequence DNA:
- the SFTPB gene encoding pulmonary surfactant-associated protein B isoform X1, translated as MAESHLLLWLLLLPTLCGLGAADWSAPSLACARGPAFWCQSLEQALQCRALGHCLQEVWGNARADDLCQECQDIVRILTKMTKEAIFQDMVRKFLEHECDVLPLKLLTPQCHHMLGTYFPVVVDYFQSQINPKIICKHLGLCKPGLPEPEQESELSDPLLDKLILPELPGALQVTGPHTQDLSEQQLPIPLPYCWLCRTLIKRIQAMIPKGVLAVTVGQVCHVVPLVVGGICQCLAERYTVLLLDALLGRMLPQLVCGLVLRCSHEDSAGPALASLPSEWSPQESKCQLCMFVTTQAGNHSEQATPQAIRQACLSSWLDRQKCEQFVEQHMPRLQTLASGGRDAHTTCQALGACRTTFSPLQCIHIPHF; from the exons CTGACTGGAGTGCCCCATCCTTGGCTTGTGCCCGGGGCCCCGCATTCTGGTGCCAAAGCCTGGAGCAAGCACTGCAGTGCAGAGCCCTGGGTCACTGTCTACAGGAAGTCTGGGGCAATGCAAGAGCT GATGACCTCTGCCAGGAATGTCAGGACATCGTCCGCATCCTCACCAAGATGACCAAGGAGGCCATCTTCCAG GACATGGTGCGGAAGTTCCTGGAGCATGAGTGTGACGTTCTCCCCTTGAAGCTGCTCACACCCCAGTGCCATCACATGCTTGGCACCTACTTCCCAGTGGTTGTTGACTACTTCCAAAGCCAGATT AACCCAAAGATCATCTGTAAGCACCTGGGCCTGTGCAAGCCTGGGCTTCCAGAGCCAGAGCAAGAGTCAGAGCTGTCAGATCCGCTGCTGGACAAGCTGATCCTCCCTGAGCTGCCTGGAGCCCTCCAGGTGACTGGACCTCATACACAG GATCTCTCTGAGCAGCAGTTGCCCATCCCCCTCCCATACTGCTGGCTCTGCAGGACTCTGATCAAGCGGATCCAAGCTATGATTCCCAAG GGTGTGCTGGCTGTGACTGTGGGCCAGGTGTGCCACGTCGTACCCCTGGTGGTGGGCGGCATCTGCCAGTGTCTGGCCGAGCGCTACACTGTCCTGCTCCTGGATGCGCTGCTGGGCCGCATGCTGCCCCAGCTGGTCTGCGGCCTCGTCCTCCGGTGCTCCCACGAGGACAGCGCTGGGCCAG CTCTGGCGTCTCTGCCCAGTGAATGGTCACCCCAAGAGTCCAAGTGCCAGCTCTGCATGTTTGTAACCACCCAGGCAGGGAACCACAGTGAGCAGGCCACACCACAGGCAATACGCCAGGCCTGCCTCAGCTCCTGGCTGGACAGACAGAAG TGCGAGCAGTTTGTGGAGCAGCACATGCCTCGGCTGCAGACCCTAGCATCCGGGGGCAGGGATGCCCACACCACCTGCCAG GCCCTGGGGGCGTGTAGGACCACGTTCAGTCCTCTCCAGTGTATCCACATTCCTCACTTCTGA
- the SFTPB gene encoding pulmonary surfactant-associated protein B isoform X2: MAESHLLLWLLLLPTLCGLGAADWSAPSLACARGPAFWCQSLEQALQCRALGHCLQEVWGNARADDLCQECQDIVRILTKMTKEAIFQDMVRKFLEHECDVLPLKLLTPQCHHMLGTYFPVVVDYFQSQINPKIICKHLGLCKPGLPEPEQESELSDPLLDKLILPELPGALQVTGPHTQDLSEQQLPIPLPYCWLCRTLIKRIQAMIPKCLAERYTVLLLDALLGRMLPQLVCGLVLRCSHEDSAGPALASLPSEWSPQESKCQLCMFVTTQAGNHSEQATPQAIRQACLSSWLDRQKCEQFVEQHMPRLQTLASGGRDAHTTCQALGACRTTFSPLQCIHIPHF; this comes from the exons CTGACTGGAGTGCCCCATCCTTGGCTTGTGCCCGGGGCCCCGCATTCTGGTGCCAAAGCCTGGAGCAAGCACTGCAGTGCAGAGCCCTGGGTCACTGTCTACAGGAAGTCTGGGGCAATGCAAGAGCT GATGACCTCTGCCAGGAATGTCAGGACATCGTCCGCATCCTCACCAAGATGACCAAGGAGGCCATCTTCCAG GACATGGTGCGGAAGTTCCTGGAGCATGAGTGTGACGTTCTCCCCTTGAAGCTGCTCACACCCCAGTGCCATCACATGCTTGGCACCTACTTCCCAGTGGTTGTTGACTACTTCCAAAGCCAGATT AACCCAAAGATCATCTGTAAGCACCTGGGCCTGTGCAAGCCTGGGCTTCCAGAGCCAGAGCAAGAGTCAGAGCTGTCAGATCCGCTGCTGGACAAGCTGATCCTCCCTGAGCTGCCTGGAGCCCTCCAGGTGACTGGACCTCATACACAG GATCTCTCTGAGCAGCAGTTGCCCATCCCCCTCCCATACTGCTGGCTCTGCAGGACTCTGATCAAGCGGATCCAAGCTATGATTCCCAAG TGTCTGGCCGAGCGCTACACTGTCCTGCTCCTGGATGCGCTGCTGGGCCGCATGCTGCCCCAGCTGGTCTGCGGCCTCGTCCTCCGGTGCTCCCACGAGGACAGCGCTGGGCCAG CTCTGGCGTCTCTGCCCAGTGAATGGTCACCCCAAGAGTCCAAGTGCCAGCTCTGCATGTTTGTAACCACCCAGGCAGGGAACCACAGTGAGCAGGCCACACCACAGGCAATACGCCAGGCCTGCCTCAGCTCCTGGCTGGACAGACAGAAG TGCGAGCAGTTTGTGGAGCAGCACATGCCTCGGCTGCAGACCCTAGCATCCGGGGGCAGGGATGCCCACACCACCTGCCAG GCCCTGGGGGCGTGTAGGACCACGTTCAGTCCTCTCCAGTGTATCCACATTCCTCACTTCTGA